CCGACGTCGCAGGAGAGTCGAGTGGACCTGTACGAGTACCAGGCGAAGGAACTCTTCGCCTCCCACGGCGTGCCGACGCTGCCCGGCACCGTGGTGACCGATCCCCAAGGGGCCAAGGCAGCCGCTGCAGAACTGGGCGGGCCCGTCGTGATCAAGGCTCAGGTGAAGACCGGGGGTCGTGGCAAGGCCGGTGGCGTGAAGCTGGCCGAGACCCCGGAGGAGGCCGAGACCAAGGCCGAGGCGATCCTCGGGCTGGACATCAAGGGCCACGTCACGCGCAAGGTGCTGGTCACCACCGCCTCCGACATCGCTGACGAGTACTACTTCTCGTTCCTCCTCGACCGCGCCAACCGCAACTTCCTCGCCATGGCCTCCGTCGAGGGCGGCATGGAGATCGAAGAGGTCGCCGCCACCAAGCCCGAGGCGCTGGCGAAGGTCGCGATCGACCCGATCCAGGGCGTCGACAAGGCGAAGGCGCAGGAGATCGTCGCCGCCGCCAAGTTCCCGGCCGAGGTCGCCGACCAGGTCGCGGACGTGATCGTCCAGCTGTGGGAGACCTTCGTCGCCGAGGACGCCACGCTCGTCGAGGTCAACCCGCTGGTCAAGGACCCGCAGGGCAAGATCATCGCGTTGGACGGCAAGGTCAGCCTGGACGACAACGCCTCGTTCCGCCAGGAGAAGCAGGCCGAGCTGGTCGACAAGGAAGCCGAGAACCCGCTCGAGGCGAAGGCCAAGGCCAAGGGCCTCAACTACGTCAAGCTGGACGGCGAGGTCGGCATCATCGGCAACGGTGCCGGTCTGGTCATGTCCACGCTGGACGTCGTCGCCTACGCCGGTGAGAAGCACAACGGCGTCAAGCCGGCCAACTTCCTGGACATCGGTGGCGGTGCGTCCGCCGAGGTGATGGCGGCCGGTCTGGACGTCATCCTCAACGACCCGGCGGTGAAGTCGGTGTTCGTCAACGTCTTCGGTGGCATCACCGCCTGCGACGCCGTCGCCAACGGCATCGTGCAGGCGCTGCAGATCCTGGGCGACGAGGCCACCAAGCCGCTGGTCGTCCGCCTCGACGGCAACAACGTCGACGAGGGCCGCCGCATCCTGGCCGAGGCCAACCACCCGGCCGTGACGATGGTGGACACCATGGACGGCGCGGCCGACAAGGCCGCCGAGCTGGCTGCGGGGGCATGAGGCACCATGGCTATCTTCCTCAACGAGAACAGCAAGGTCATCGTCCAGGGCATCACCGGCTCTGAGGGGACCAAGCACACCGCGCGGATGCTGCGCGCGGGCACCAACATCGTGGGCGGCGTCAACGCCCGCAAGGCCGGCCAGACCGTCGAGATCGAGGGCAAGCAGCTCACGGTCTTCGGCACCGTCAAGGAGGCCATGGAGGCGACCGGCGCCGACGTGTCGGTGGTCTTCGTGCCGCCGAAGTTCGCCAAGGACGCGGTGATCGAGGCGATCGACGCCGAGATCGGCCTGGCTGTGGTCATCACCGAGGGCATCCCGGTGCACGACTCCGCCTACTTCTGGGCGCACGCCACCGCCACCGGCAACAAGACCCGCATCATCGGGCCGAACTGCCCCGGCATCATCTCGCCCGGCAAGTCCAACGCCGGCATCATCCCGGCCGACATCACCGGCCCGGGCAAGATCGGCCTGGTGTCCAAGTCGGGCACCCTGACCTACCAGATGATGTACGAGCTGCGGGACATCGGCTTCTCCAGCTGCGTCGGCATCGGCGGTGACCCGATCATCGGCACCACCCACATCGACGCGCTCCAGGCGTTTCAGGACGACCCGGAGACCGAGGCCATCGTCATGATCGGTGAGATCGGTGGCGACGCCGAGGAGCGGGCGGCCGACTACATCAAGGCCAACATCACCAAGCCGGTGGTGGGCTACGTCGCCGGGTTCACCGCGCCGGAGGGCAAGACCATGGGCCACGCGGGCGCCATCGTCTCCGGTTCGTCCGGCACCGCCGCGGCGAAGAAGGAGGCCCTGGAGGCCGCCGGCGTCAAGGTCGGCAAGACGCCGAGCGAGACCGCCAAGCTCATGCGTGAGATCATCAAGGGCTGACCCTCGGATCGATCGCGTCACGTCGGGGCCGGGCACCTGCGGGTGTCCGGCCCCGACGGCGTCTGGGCCGGGAGACGGCGCCGTCCGCTTCCGGTGCAGCGCGTCCGATCGATCCAGTAACGTCGGAAACCGACCCGTCCTCGTCCCCGAAATGTCCATTGAGGAGTGTCCCGAACCATGTCCGCCCCCTATCCCCCGTCGCGGAAGTCCAGCGCAGGCGGTCCCGCGCTCGGCCTCAAGGAGATCCTGGCGCTGGTCGCGGCCGGGGCCGGTCTGGTCGGATACCTGATCGGCTTCTTCAGCGAGATCGTCGGCGTGCTCCTCGGCAGCCTCGTCGGCTTCTCGTTCATCACCGCGGCGGCGCTGGCCGGTCTGCGGTTCGTGCCGAAGACGCCGAACGCGCTCTTCGCGGCCGCGCCGCTGTCCACCTACGCCACCCTCGCGCTGCTCCAGGACCTCCTCAGCGGCACCGCCGGTGGCATCGTCGTGGTGCTCCTGCTGCTGGCCGCCGCGCAGCTGGCCGGTGTGCTGGGCATCCTGTTGATCGACGGCGGGGTCATCGCCGCCCCCGAGAAGTCCGGCTCCGCTGACGGGCCCGCCTCCGGTGGCCAGCCTGCCCCGTTCCCGCCCGGTGGCCCCGGTGCACCCGGCGGTCCCGGCGGGTGGAGCCCCGCCGCGCCGCCCGCGCAGCCCGGGCAGTTCGCCCCGGCGAGCGGGGGCTGGAGCCCGGCCACCGGTGGTCAGCCGCAGCCGGGCGGGTGGAACCCGTCCTCCGGTGGTTCGCCGACCCAGTCCGGCCCGATCGGCAAGCCCGCCCCCGGCGGGCAGCACCCCGGCGCCGGTGGTCAGTCCGGTCCCGGTGGTCAGCCTGGTCCCGGTGGTCAGTCCGGTCCGGGTGGGCCGGGCGCCCCGAGCGCTCCGTCCGGGCAGGGCTCCCCGGACTCGAGCGGTCAGAACCAGTCTTCCGGCCAGGGCGGCCAGAGCGGCCAGTCCGGGCAGGGCAGCGGCCCGCAGGGCACGCAGCAGATGCCGCACCCCGGCCTCAACCCGCCGGGGTTCTGAGCCAGTTCGAGAGCGCACGGGCGGTCGCCGGGACCGCCCGTGCGCTCCCTCGTCGGTGCGCCGCTCTGCCGGAGGTGGCGTCGACTGCGGTGACTCCGCACTGGTCAGACGGCGGACCACGGTCGCCGGAGCCAGCGGTGGGCCCGCGTGGTGCGCGGCCCTCGGGACGCGGGGCCGCAGGGCGAGCGGATCGCCAGGCTCCTACCGTCCTCAGTGGACGGGCGTCGTCGCCCGATGGGTTGAGGCGGCGGCGTGTTGTGACCCGTTCGGCGGAAAGACGGTGCGACATTCGGCGTCGTGTCCGTGCTCGAGTCGATCCCCCACGCCATCGCTGACGGCCCCCGCGAGCGCCGGCTCGGCCTCCGCTGGTGGTTGCTCCTCGGCGCGACCTGCACCGTCCTGCTCGCCGGCTACCTGGTGTCCGCCGGGCTCATCGCCCTGGTGATGGCCACGGCCACCGACGCCGTGTTCGACCCGGTCGTCGTGCTGCTGGCCGCGCTGCCCGGGTGGCTCGCCCTGCACCAGTCCGCGCTCACCATCACGGGCGCGCCGTTGAGCGTGCTCCCGCTGCTCCCGACCGCGGGCGTGGTGCTCATGATCGCGGCGGCCTCGGCGTGGGTGGCCCGTCGCTCCAAGCTGCGGCGACCCGACCAGGCGTGGCCGCTCATCGCGACGATGGGTCTGGGGCACGCCGGCGTCGGCGCGGCCATCGCCCTCGTGCTGGACTGGCCTTTCCGCGTCGTCCCGGTCGACGCCTTCCTCAGCTGCGGCGCGGTCGCCACCGTCGCCGCGACGGCGGGCGTGGCCAACCGGTGCGGCCTGATCTACCTGGTCTGGGAGCGGGTGGGGGCCCAGGTGTGGTCGGGACTGCGCATCGGTCTGCTCGCGCTCGCCGCCGTGGTCGCCGCGGGTGGCGCGGTGCTGCTGGTCGGGATCGGCACCTCCGCGCCGGGCATGGTCGCCGCGATGTCGCGGGCCGGTGACGAGGGCGACGCGATCGGGACCTCCCTCCTGTCGCTGCTGTACGTGCCGAACGGGGTGCTGGCCGGCTGGGCCTTCGCCGCCGGGACCGGCCTGTCGCTGGGCGAGCTGTCGGCCCAGCCCCTCGGCAGCGCGCCGAGCCGCGAACCGCTGCCCGACCTGCCGCTGCTCGCGGTCCTGCCGTCGCACGCCGGCGTCGGGTGGTCCGCCGTGGCGATGGCCTTGCCGCTCGCGGTCGGTGCGCTCGTCGGCGTCGCGTGCCGCCGGGTCTCCGGCAGCACGTCCCACCGACTGCTGGCGGTCGGGGTGGCGTCCTGCGTCGCGGCGCTGGGCACGCTGGTCCTCGCTTTCGCCGCAGGCGGTGAGCTCGGCGGCGGCCCGCTCAGCCCGGTGACGCTGCGGCCGTTCGCGCTGGCCGCGGTGACGCTGTGCTGGGTCGCCCTCCCCGCAGCGGCCGTGACCTGGCTCCTCGGACCGGTCGCGGTCGACGAGCCCGAGCCGGCGGACGCGGCCGGGAGCCCCGACGGCACGGCGACCGACCACAGCGCCGACGCCCCGGGAGCCGGGGACGAGCAGCCGGACGACGGCACCACGGACGGCGGCTCCGCGGACGGCGGCGCCGCGGACGGCGCCGCCACGGACGGCGCCGCCGCCGGGGAGGACGGCGAGCCGTCGTCGGCCACCGACGAGCTCGCCGAGGACCTCAGCGACGCGATCCCGCACGCGCGCGAGCCCCTCGCCAGCGGTCCGACCCGACGCGCCCGGTCGGAGATCGACCCCAGCGAGTTCGACGGTGATGTCGACGCGAGTTGGGATGTCGACGCGAGTTGGGACGTCGACGCGAGCGGGGACGCCGACGCGGCCGGGGACGCCGGGACCGCCCGGGACGCCGCCGAGACGCGGCGCACCGACCCGACCAGCGACGCCGGCAGGTCCCAGCGCGTGGCCGGGACGTCGGACGGCGACGGGGGCCGTCCGGACTAGTCGCCGCTCGCCGACCTGGCGGATCCGGACGCTTCGGACGCGGGAGGCCGTCACCGGTGAGTGCTGCGCCACTCGCCCGGGACCTGGCCGCGTCCGCCCCGCCATCAGCGCTTACGCTGCGGGGAGAGATCGTGCCCAGGCATGTCAGGAGCGAACGCTGAACCCGAGTACGACCGACCCCTCGAAGCCCGCCCGGTTCACCACCGGCGATCCGGCGCGCGTGGTCGTGCTGGTCTCCGGTTCGGGCACGCTGTTGCAAGCCCTGCTCGACGCGGCCAGCTCGCCCGACTACCCGGTGCAGGTGGTCGCGGTCGGCGCGGACCGGGACGGCATCGAAGGGCTCGCTCGGGCTGAGCGCGCAGGGGTGCCCACCTTCGTCCGCCGGGTCAAGGACCACCCGAGCCGGGAGGACTGGGACCGCGCACTGACCGAGGCCTGCGCCGAGCACGAACCGGACCTGGTGGTCTCCGCCGGGTTCATGAAGCTCGTCGGCGCGGACTTCCTGGCGCGCTTCCACGGCCGGTACCTCAACAGCCACCCGGCCCTGCTGCCCTCGTTCCCCGGCATGCACGGGGCGCGCGACGCGCTCGAGTACGGGGTGCGGATCACGGGCTGCACGTTGTTCGTGGTCGACGCCGGTGTGGACACCGGGCCGATCCTCGCCCAGGAGGCGGTCCGGGTGCGGCCCGACGACGACGAGGCGAGCTTGCACGAGCGGATCAAGGCCGTCGAGCGGCGGTTGCTGGTCGACACCCTGGAACAGCTGGCGTTGCACGGTTGGACCGTGCAGGGACGGAAGGTGAGTATCCCGTGACCGCGAACTCGCAGGAGCGGCGTGCCGTTCGCCGCGCGCTGATCGGTGTGTCGGACAAGTCGGGGCTGCTGGAGCTGGCCACCGGGCTGCACGCCGCCGGCGTGGAGATCGTGTCCACCGGTGGCACCGCTCGCGCCATCGCGGACGCCGGTGTCCCGGTGACCCCGGTCGAGGAGCTCACCGGCTTCCCGGAGGCGCTCGACGGCCGGGTCAAGACCCTGCACCCGCGGGTGCACGCCGGCCTGCTCGCCGACCTGCGCCGCCAGGAGCACGCCGACCAGCTGCGCGACCTGGGCATCGCCCCGTTCGACCTGCTGGTCGTGAACCTTTACCCGTTCGTGCAGACGGTGGCCTCGGGCGCCGGGCAGGACGAGGTGATCGAGCAGATCGACATCGGCGGACCGGCGATGGTGCGCGCCGCCGCGAAGAACCACGCGAACGTCGCGGTCGTCGTCGACCCCAACCGGTACGAGTGGGTGCTGGAGCAGGTCCGGGAGGGCGGCTTCACGCTGGAGGACCGGGTCGAGCTGGCGGCCGCCGCGTTCCGGCACACCGCGTCCTACGACGTCGCGGTGGCGTCCTGGATGAGCAAGGTCCCGACCGGGGACGACTCGGTCTTCCCCGGCTGGATCGGGGAGACCTGGGAGCGCCGCTCCGCGCTGCGCTACGGCGAGAACCCGCACCAGCCCGCCGCGCTGTACGTCTCCGGCGGTGAGGCCACCGGCCTCGCGGCCGCGGCCCAGCTGCACGGCAAGGAGATGTCGTACAACAACTACGTCGACGCCGACGCGGCCTGGCGCGCGGCGCACGACCACCGCGAGCCGTGCGTGGCGATCATCAAGCACGCCAACCCGTGCGGCATCGCGGTGGCCGAGGACATCGCCGTGGCGCACCGCAAGGCGCACGAGTGCGACCCGGTCAGCGCGTACGGCGGCGTCATCGCGACGAACCGCGAGGTCACGGTGGAGATGGCCGAGCAGGTGGCCGAGATCTTCACCGAGGTCATCGTGGCCCCCGGCTACGCCGACGGCGCGGTCGACGTGCTGAGCAAGAAGAAGAACATCCGCATCCTGACCGCGCAGCCGCCGAAGAGCGGCCGGGTCGAGATGCGGGCGATCTCCGGCGGCATGCTGGTGCAGGGCTCCGACGCCATCGACGCCGAGGGCGACGACCCGGCCAACTGGACGCTGGCCGCCGGTTCCCCGGCGGACGAGGCCACCCTGGCCGACCTCGAGTTCGCCTGGCGCGCCTGCCGCGCGGTGAAGTCCAACGCGATCCTGCTGGCCAACGACGGCGCCACCGTCGGCGTGGGCATGGGCCAGGTGAACCGGGTCGACTCCGCGCGCCTGGCGGTCTCCCGGGCGGGCGACCGGGCGAAGGGCTCGGTGGCCGCGTCCGACGCGTTCTTCCCGTTCGCCGACGGTCCGCAGGTGCTGCTGGACGCCGGGGTGCGCGCCATCGTGCAGCCCGGTGGGTCGGTCCGGGACGCCGACACCATCGCCGCCGCCGAGGCGGCCGGGGTGCCGCTCTACTTCACCGGGACGCGCCACTTCGCGCACTGACCCGCGCACTGGCGCAGGACCACCCCGAGCGGTGCGGACGACCACGGTCGCCCGCACCGCTCGTTCGTTCCGGCCGGTGCTCGTGGTGCGGTGCTGGCGGGACGTGCGCATGGGGGCCTCCTCGGTGGGGTTGGGGTCGCCGTTCCGCCGCGGCGGGTCCGGGGCCGG
This region of Saccharopolyspora hordei genomic DNA includes:
- the sucC gene encoding ADP-forming succinate--CoA ligase subunit beta; the encoded protein is MDLYEYQAKELFASHGVPTLPGTVVTDPQGAKAAAAELGGPVVIKAQVKTGGRGKAGGVKLAETPEEAETKAEAILGLDIKGHVTRKVLVTTASDIADEYYFSFLLDRANRNFLAMASVEGGMEIEEVAATKPEALAKVAIDPIQGVDKAKAQEIVAAAKFPAEVADQVADVIVQLWETFVAEDATLVEVNPLVKDPQGKIIALDGKVSLDDNASFRQEKQAELVDKEAENPLEAKAKAKGLNYVKLDGEVGIIGNGAGLVMSTLDVVAYAGEKHNGVKPANFLDIGGGASAEVMAAGLDVILNDPAVKSVFVNVFGGITACDAVANGIVQALQILGDEATKPLVVRLDGNNVDEGRRILAEANHPAVTMVDTMDGAADKAAELAAGA
- the purN gene encoding phosphoribosylglycinamide formyltransferase, which translates into the protein MVVLVSGSGTLLQALLDAASSPDYPVQVVAVGADRDGIEGLARAERAGVPTFVRRVKDHPSREDWDRALTEACAEHEPDLVVSAGFMKLVGADFLARFHGRYLNSHPALLPSFPGMHGARDALEYGVRITGCTLFVVDAGVDTGPILAQEAVRVRPDDDEASLHERIKAVERRLLVDTLEQLALHGWTVQGRKVSIP
- a CDS encoding DUF5336 domain-containing protein, with amino-acid sequence MSAPYPPSRKSSAGGPALGLKEILALVAAGAGLVGYLIGFFSEIVGVLLGSLVGFSFITAAALAGLRFVPKTPNALFAAAPLSTYATLALLQDLLSGTAGGIVVVLLLLAAAQLAGVLGILLIDGGVIAAPEKSGSADGPASGGQPAPFPPGGPGAPGGPGGWSPAAPPAQPGQFAPASGGWSPATGGQPQPGGWNPSSGGSPTQSGPIGKPAPGGQHPGAGGQSGPGGQPGPGGQSGPGGPGAPSAPSGQGSPDSSGQNQSSGQGGQSGQSGQGSGPQGTQQMPHPGLNPPGF
- the sucD gene encoding succinate--CoA ligase subunit alpha, yielding MAIFLNENSKVIVQGITGSEGTKHTARMLRAGTNIVGGVNARKAGQTVEIEGKQLTVFGTVKEAMEATGADVSVVFVPPKFAKDAVIEAIDAEIGLAVVITEGIPVHDSAYFWAHATATGNKTRIIGPNCPGIISPGKSNAGIIPADITGPGKIGLVSKSGTLTYQMMYELRDIGFSSCVGIGGDPIIGTTHIDALQAFQDDPETEAIVMIGEIGGDAEERAADYIKANITKPVVGYVAGFTAPEGKTMGHAGAIVSGSSGTAAAKKEALEAAGVKVGKTPSETAKLMREIIKG
- the purH gene encoding bifunctional phosphoribosylaminoimidazolecarboxamide formyltransferase/IMP cyclohydrolase; translated protein: MTANSQERRAVRRALIGVSDKSGLLELATGLHAAGVEIVSTGGTARAIADAGVPVTPVEELTGFPEALDGRVKTLHPRVHAGLLADLRRQEHADQLRDLGIAPFDLLVVNLYPFVQTVASGAGQDEVIEQIDIGGPAMVRAAAKNHANVAVVVDPNRYEWVLEQVREGGFTLEDRVELAAAAFRHTASYDVAVASWMSKVPTGDDSVFPGWIGETWERRSALRYGENPHQPAALYVSGGEATGLAAAAQLHGKEMSYNNYVDADAAWRAAHDHREPCVAIIKHANPCGIAVAEDIAVAHRKAHECDPVSAYGGVIATNREVTVEMAEQVAEIFTEVIVAPGYADGAVDVLSKKKNIRILTAQPPKSGRVEMRAISGGMLVQGSDAIDAEGDDPANWTLAAGSPADEATLADLEFAWRACRAVKSNAILLANDGATVGVGMGQVNRVDSARLAVSRAGDRAKGSVAASDAFFPFADGPQVLLDAGVRAIVQPGGSVRDADTIAAAEAAGVPLYFTGTRHFAH
- a CDS encoding cell division protein PerM, giving the protein MSVLESIPHAIADGPRERRLGLRWWLLLGATCTVLLAGYLVSAGLIALVMATATDAVFDPVVVLLAALPGWLALHQSALTITGAPLSVLPLLPTAGVVLMIAAASAWVARRSKLRRPDQAWPLIATMGLGHAGVGAAIALVLDWPFRVVPVDAFLSCGAVATVAATAGVANRCGLIYLVWERVGAQVWSGLRIGLLALAAVVAAGGAVLLVGIGTSAPGMVAAMSRAGDEGDAIGTSLLSLLYVPNGVLAGWAFAAGTGLSLGELSAQPLGSAPSREPLPDLPLLAVLPSHAGVGWSAVAMALPLAVGALVGVACRRVSGSTSHRLLAVGVASCVAALGTLVLAFAAGGELGGGPLSPVTLRPFALAAVTLCWVALPAAAVTWLLGPVAVDEPEPADAAGSPDGTATDHSADAPGAGDEQPDDGTTDGGSADGGAADGAATDGAAAGEDGEPSSATDELAEDLSDAIPHAREPLASGPTRRARSEIDPSEFDGDVDASWDVDASWDVDASGDADAAGDAGTARDAAETRRTDPTSDAGRSQRVAGTSDGDGGRPD